DNA from Daphnia pulicaria isolate SC F1-1A chromosome 3, SC_F0-13Bv2, whole genome shotgun sequence:
AGCATAATTAGCTATTACGACGATGCAGATGGTGCTGAAATACAGCGAATCGTGAAAGAGATTTTGTATGAGCCGATAACAACTCCGTTCACATTAGAATCTTATCGCTTAATCTGGAATAACGAACAGAGGAAAGAAATCGTGAAAATCACACTTGACATCATGGACAAACGTCAGACAATTTTACAGCCAATGTGGGACTCGGAATCGGATTATTTCGGACGACTGCATTTTTCTGTCGCCTTGCTTCATTTCTTCGTCTTTAACGAATACTACGGCAGCCTCTTGAATCAATTTTTCCGCCTCCTTTCGTCAGTTTATTCAAACGACAGCGTCTTTTTAAATCTCCTGAACCGTACGCTTAGGATGCGCGATGCAAATAACGATAATTGGGCGTACCCATCGAACAGTGGGATCGAAAAGACGCTAACTAATTTACGCGATCCCGGGCGACACAAAGTCATGGAAGGATTATCTCAGTTGGCACTCGTTTGGGATAAGCAAgtctttgaaatattttaccaGCCCTGTCGACCGAACAAAGATGAGGATTACTCCGAGTCTCAGTTGCCATTGGCAAGGGATTCGAACGGAATGACTCGTCTCCATCGAGCGGCTTTTTACGGCGACGCGGAAACTGTGGATGACATTTTAGAAACGATTCGCAACGATTTTTCATCCGGCCAGCATCCGGACACTGAAAAATTTTTAGTCGAATCTGCGGTGACGGACATCATGTTGGCTCACTACGATAAAAGTTTCACGCCCTTCTACGTGGCGGCCGCCTGCGATCACAAGGAAATCTGCGTCAAAATATTGTCTTTCTTGAAAGAAATCCTTGGGGCTGACCATAAGGAAGACTTGACCGATTACGGATTTGTATATAGCGCCATGTGGGATGCGATTCTGTTCAAAAATCTTCAAATGTTTCAAGTCATTTTAGAAGCTGTCAAAGAGGCCTGGGGACGAAATTCCTTATTAGTTTTGTTGAACACAGACAACTATGAAGTTGGTTATCACAATAGTCTTCCATTATACGTTTCAAGTGACTTGacggaaaaattcaataaagatCTGTTGAAAACGAAAGTCAAGGTTCTCCGCCAGAATGACAGCAAAAAGGGATACGAAGATTTGAACGATTTGGTGTTAGCCTCAAgaggcaaatttgaaaaaacactTGAAGACTTGGAGGATGAAACTTTACAGGGAATGTTAACTGTCAAGGGACTTGAAAATTGGATAAAACGTTTCCTTGAATTAGGCATTGATTGGGCTTTCCGTTTTCTATCCAGAAATCTTCTTGCCAGGTTTACAAGAAACCAACGATCGCAGTTTGTCGACGCTATCACTTCACCCCACACTCCAATCATTCGATTTGAATGGGAGATCAAAATGAGCTACTGGACAAAATGGTTCGTTGAAGAAAAGTTCACCGACGAAGACTTTGATTGCCTTGACAAACTGTTGGAGTTAATTGCggataatcaaaataacaaaacgacTGACATCCAAAAGCTTCTGTTCAACAATAATGGGAAAGACACGACGAGAGCTTTAATGTGTCAGAATCGAAAAATAATCTCTATCGTGTCAAAACATTTGTCAAGGATTAATCAACTTAGGATCAAGAAATATGTCAGGGAAAATGGTCCCGAAATAATTGAAGAGCTTTTCAAGTTTAACGAGCCAATTTTAAAACGACAAGTTTACCGCTATTGGGTGAATATACTGCCGTTTTATCACAGTAGAAGAGGGAAACAACACTTTAAAAAACTAGTCGAAACACTCTTATTATTGCGTAccgaaaaatatagaaaagtaAAGGTCCAGTACAGTTTTTGGAGTAAATATCTCGACAACTATGATGAAGACGGCAATAAGGTGACAATGGTGGACCAGTTTTTGAAATGCGTGTCGGAGAAACTGGGCAAAAGAGCTTTGAGAAAAGTGGTGCTTCACAAGGACTGTATGGGTATCGTTTTACTCGGAGCcgaatttcaagaaaataaagaattggtGAATGTTATGTTGAATCATTTAAGCGACCAAGATCGTGATTGTGTTAATCTTCTCATCGGCACGAATTCCCTTTTTAATTCAAGACGATATAAATCTACCCGATCTGAAGAGCCCTGTCAATGTCAACCTATGAATTCGTGTTGGTGCTGGCATTGAAGTTTTGAGCCTTAATAAATCCGTTTTGAGcgaatcttgattttaatttttgggtAAAATCTTTAATTGTTCGAAAGTTCGCAGAATAAATCCCCCCTCCCCAGTACGCATACGCCATAGATACAAAAAACATGTAATTTTTTGTCATAATCTGTTCAcggtaaattttgtttggtaggCCGCATAGGCCTCTGCGTGTGTAGCATGTGGATAGGAACCTGGGCTAAAGCAACAACAAGCGTTCGAAATGGCTCACATGTGTGAAACCAATACAACAATGAGTAATACGGAGTCTACATGAAACCACAACCAGACCACAAAggagtttgattgaaattaaaatgaaaggctaaaatttttccctttttgttgtttagaaAAACATTGCAAAGCTCTGTGAGTACCGGAAAAtaaacgtgtttttttttacgaaataAAATGTTCTCTTTTAATCAGCTGACTGACACTCACCGATTCGGTTATAAACTAAGCTGACTCTACTAAACAAAGAAAGTCGTGAaatgtcctacctttaagccagGGAATTACGGCCCCACAAGTGTTCCATCCGCAGTAAGTTGAACACGTCAGCCtggataggaaaaagggggtcctcgtgaatacacccatattcacatgggcgtacacgaggacataggatttaaagaaagggaaagtagAGATGAGTCGCCCGAGATCAGTGGATTCTAAAATCAACCAGGACGCTGTTTATCTACAACAGAAATAAAAGTGATatgcaaaaaaatgtttatggaaactacaaaaaagaaaagtggaaaaaaagatggtGGGTCTACGTTAATTTATAGTAAAGAGGAGAATACAAGGATTCAGCATAACACACATGCATCATTGAGACACACAGCAGATCACAGTCGTAACAGCACCACAAAATAATTACCCAAGCGTTGAAACTGAAATTGTTGCTGATGGCAGGCTGCTGAACGGGGTGATCTCAGCTCCAAGTAAAACTTGCATTCCTTGTTGTTAATGGTGTTTTGAAATCTGCACAcagaggaaaaggaaaaatgaactTCACTTTAGACAAAGTAAGTGGGAAATATCTATGCATTGACTCGGGGAATGATTTATGAGTAATTATTAATTGCTTGTCACGAACCAAATTTCACCAGTTTGGATAGAACAAGCACTCTTGTTATCACCCCATTATTAAATGTTATTTCATCTTTAATAAAGTTATTTACCTTCTTAACTGCATCAAAACTGTGTACCAACACgtgcaataaaacaaaagacatgaCTCAAGAGACACGACACGACGATCTGCTTTTGGTAATTTAACCTGATTCTGTTGCAGATTGCACTAATCGTGCAGGCATTAACGCCGTTGCCATATTTATACTTCTGGTTTTTCACGGCTTTCCCGCCAAATTGAAAACtgttgaaacttgaaaataaaaaatttgccatTCGCAGATCGCAGACAAAAACTGAGTAACATTTTAATGTGTTAGGATAAtttaaccaaaacaaaatctaACGATAATTGGACCGACTTCAAACTGAATGGCAACAATTgaagacaaataaaatgaataatatCGAATTTTGTGCATTTTATTTCCTCAGCAGACAATTTTAATCACCAACAAGGCAACAAATCTGTCAACAATCAGAAACTTGATAAAATTTAGATGAAATTTAACCACAATTATACCAGCACGGAGAATATTCtttggacgttttttttttttaaatttgctcGTTATTAATCCTCTTGGATCCAATGTAATATGAAATTAATCCTACTAAATGTCTGAGCTCCTCAAATCAGTCGTGACTGCAAACGCTAAAAGTTACGTTTATCTTTTCAAAGAATgccataaaaattaaagattGATGAAATTAATCTACTGATTAGAGATGCGGTTTATTACCGGAATAAGACAAACGCCAGATTGAGAAATTAAACGAATGCAATACCAAGATATGTCAATTTCTAAGCTTCAGCATTCTGTATGTGCAGTTTAGTTTCAGTCACGAATAACGCCAGatccaaattcaaatcaagtctcccaaaaattcgaattgaagctcagaaaatgtcaaatttaaTTAACAAAAACAGTCAAGTGCCGGAAGAGCAGCCGCACAAGAAATTGTACTTCGACCTTAGAGCCGACGATCCAACATCACCCAACGTCAACGATTACTGGACAACGGTCAAAGAATTACTTCGGAGACTTCCCAATCTGCTCGGCGCCAAGGAGAATATCGACCAGGTGAGCAAATTCAGCCACCCATTCTCACCTAAGCAACTGACGAACGCCGTCGAACTTTCGTGACGTTGCGGACGAGAAACTGGTGGTGGTCGATCGAGAAAAACGACGATGGCATCACCTTCCAGCGCTCGAAAAACCTGGAAGGCGTTCGTGACAGGTACAGAAGGGACAATCGTTACGTCAGCAGCCCAACGACGCCAATCCAATTAATTGAAACGGCCAAAGGAAATATGTCGGTCAACGAACTAgtcaattatttaattaaggAAGGCTATTTTTACCAAGAATACAATATCATTAATCACAACTGCCAACATTTTGCCGACGCCATTTTCGGACGTCTAAAAGCACcgaaatataaatttgaaCATGTCTATTTCGATCCAGCGGCGGATGAGTTACCGGACGCGAAGACTGCGTGGATATTGCCGGTGGACAAGTTCATCAGTCAGGTGCGAGAATTAAGCGCATCGGAGACTCTTGTTGAAATCGAAATTTACAAGGCGCCTGTCAGCACGAATTCAAAATGGCAACCGACCGACGCTTTGACGTGCTACTGGCATCTCTTCCTGATTTTCCGGACGAATTTGTTCAATTACTGGTCGATCGAGCGATGGCCGACGCACTTCACCGTTCAGAGGGCCAAGAGTAAGAACGTTCTGGTGAAGAAATGCCAGCGGATGGAACGTCCGGATAATTGGTTCTCGTCGGTCAAGCGACACCGATCGGCCGATATTAGTAAAAAGGTGACAATGAGCGACGTCTTGGATTACATCTGGAACAACAATCAAATGGACTTGATTTACAATCCCCAAGAAACTGATAAGAGCGACGTCTTAATCGTCCGTCATATTTACAATCGCTTTCAAGATGGCGGGAGAACCTTATGAATTTTGACGTTTCTTCTATTTGTGTCTTTATTTTGGTGGCCAGGTAAATTACACAACgataaaaatgagaaatggTTTAATAGTTaatcctttttatttgaaagagAATGGCAGAAAAATTAATGGAATTTGCTCTGCTGAAATTTATTGCCAtcaccaattattttaaagtaacacaaacaaacgtaattttaaaataataataatgtttcatatggttATTAGATGGGGTATATTATAATTGTCAATTGTAAAGACTTCGCTTAAACATAATACCAATTAGCACAGAATCCACCGCCGGCCATACAACTATTTGCGTTAATCCAGTCACGATGAGCGGAGGGTCGGGTGAAAACTGCATAACCCATTTCGCAGGCAGCTTGTCCATTGGAGCCCGGTACAAAGCTGCTGATTCCAACCTGGGTGTAAATCTGATAACCGCTGCTGTAACGAACGATGGGGCCGCCACTGTCTCCCTGATttcaaataacaaacaaatcaatacGGAACATTTCTGTGAATCCATTTCGGGCTGAAAAATAACGTACTGAACAAACGGATTTGCCGGGAATGATACCGCACATCTGATATTCGTGGTGGTAGGTGCTACCCCAAAAGCTGGTGCACTCATCTTTGGTtccaattttgaaatcaacttGCTGCAGCGTCGGTGAAGCAGTAGTTGAAGCTGAATAATTCAACAGTTAAATTAAAAGTCCGTAAACAAATTGTGTTTCATTAAGATTCTATAAGAAATATAACTTTCAACGTACTGCTGCTGGTAAGTCCCCATCCAACGGCAGTTACCGTGTCCTGGTAATCCGGCATGTAGAGTTTACCAATTAGGTAATAGTCAGACGTCGGGAGATTGGCCGTCATTTTGATGAGGGCAATGTCATAGATAGAGTTGaactaacgaagaaaaaaaaaattatgaacatttctttctttctaaaatGGACcacattattttgattaagaaaagatttgaGAGTTACCGctccatttgaaaaatatgcGGGGTGGGGCTTGATGCTGGATCCGGTCACGGTGATGAGTTTCGCACCCGAGTCCATTGGGCTGATGGTGTAGACTTTCAGACGGACTTCCACTTTGTTGGCTATTTCACTGTGTCAAATGTATACGAAATTGGCGATCAAaagcctttcttttttttctgaatgacAATCAACAGAATTTTTACCCGGTTTTATGGTCTTGAACGCAGTGAGCTGCAGTTAGAATGTATCGGTTAGTAATCACTGTACCACCACACGATCCTGCACCTCCAGCGTAGAATGACCTTAAATACGccttgaaaatttcaaaaaatgccaTTATGAAAGAAATCATAATTTAACTATCAGGTTACCATGTATTGATGCTGCCCCCTGGCAACGGTTGTACCACCAATAATTTCGTCGACCCCTTCatcatctattttttttaaagaaattttccaaggaaatcaaatcaaaatgcaCAGCGATAATCAGTTCAACAGAAAGTTAATTTCATATAAGTAATGTATATACACCTGCATCAGAGCGGTCGGCGACGCTATTGGCGTTGATGAGACAAGCCGAAGCCAAAACCAACCAATAAATCACCTGAATTAGAACGACAAAGCGAGAAATGGTAAATACATGCGTATTATAAGGACAATAAGATGACGTATAgtaaacgaaacaaaatagcaaacaattcaaataaatcaaattgaatattTACTTGGCAATTCGACATCATGCTGCTAGAAGGAGTAGAACCTGTAGGTACTTCTGCTCGTCAACGGATGATTTCGGCCTCATTTTTGTACCCGTTTGATATTTGCCTTCATCATGTGGAAATGACGTGGGAGTAGAAAATGTAATCAGCTTGCGTATACACACTTATGGAGTTATGGTACATCTGGTCCTTATTCCTGTGGAACTGGTCCTGCGCGCAATTGAACAGCTGTTTCCATAATTTCTATTGACATAAACGAAAATTTTCCAGGGATAGGATTCCGACGAACAAATTCGATGCTATCGTTCGACTACCTAATATCAGCTGCAtctgaacaaacatttcgtcAATTGAATGACGAATGTCATTTTATCTATTGCtattaacttcttttttttcccttttggcttccaagagggtttaatgtaaaaataatcccgatccgttcagcggatCGGGATGACGGCAGCTTTTCTCATGCCTGCTGGTCATGCCCAACCATgcgtttttaatttgaaaa
Protein-coding regions in this window:
- the LOC124329465 gene encoding mast cell protease 4-like, translating into MMSNCQVIYWLVLASACLINANSVADRSDADDEGVDEIIGGTTVARGQHQYMAYLRSFYAGGAGSCGGTVITNRYILTAAHCVQDHKTGEIANKVEVRLKVYTISPMDSGAKLITVTGSSIKPHPAYFSNGAFNSIYDIALIKMTANLPTSDYYLIGKLYMPDYQDTVTAVGWGLTSSTSTTASPTLQQVDFKIGTKDECTSFWGSTYHHEYQMCGIIPGKSVCSGDSGGPIVRYSSGYQIYTQVGISSFVPGSNGQAACEMGYAVFTRPSAHRDWINANSCMAGGGFCANWYYV